A genomic window from Quercus lobata isolate SW786 chromosome 10, ValleyOak3.0 Primary Assembly, whole genome shotgun sequence includes:
- the LOC115964285 gene encoding zinc finger MYM-type protein 1-like: MDEGNSSQKVEVESAYEVLISFEFVFILHFVNETMGITDKLCQALQNQSQDILDAMHLVSSTKKLIQQFRDEKWDDLLATVISFCKEHGLDFPDMNARYVARFGRSRHQQEDFRNEHYYKVDIFNAGIDYQLQELNHRFSEHVMELLTLSSALDPREAYESFRVSDICSLVDNFYPIDFTDDEKNDLKKELDLYKYDVVQHLGFKNLKNISELCQCMVRIRKSEYYLLIYRVIKLVLTLPVSTATIERAFSTMNVIKTDLCNKMEDEFLSNAMMLFIERDIAAIISMDSIIDDFENLKRRRVPFS, encoded by the coding sequence ATGGATGAAGGAAATTCTTCACAAAAAGTAGAAGTAGAGTCCGCTTATGAggtattaatttcatttgaatttgtcttcATCTTGCATTTTGTTAATGAAACTATGGGAATCACGGATAAActttgtcaagctttgcaaAACCAATCGCAAGACATTTTAGATGCTATGCATTTAGTTTCAtccactaaaaaacttattCAACAATTTAGAGATGAGAAATGGGATGACTTACTAGCTACTGTGATATCATTTTGTAAAGAACATGGTTTAGATTTCCCTGATATGAATGCTCGTTATGTTGCAAGATTTGGTCGATCTCGTCATCAACAAGAGGACTTTAGAAATGAGCATTATTATAAAGTAGATATTTTTAATGCAGGAATAGATTATCAATTGCAGGAACTAAATCATCGGTTTAGTGAGCATGTCATGGAGTTACTTACGCTTAGCTCAGCTCTAGACCCTCGAGAGGCATATGAATCTTTTCGAGTCAGTGATATTTGTTCATTGGTAGATAATTTTTATCCAATAGACTTCACAGATGATGAAAAGAATGATTTGAAAAAGGAACTTGATCTTTATAAGTATGATGTAGTTCAACATTTAGGgttcaagaatttgaaaaatatttctgAATTGTGCCAATGCATGGTGAGAATTAGAAAATCAGAATACTATCTGCTTATTTATAGAGTGATCAAGCTTGTGCTTACTCTTCCCGTTTCTACTGCAACTATAGAACGAGCATTTTCAACTATGAATGTCATCAAAACTGACCTTTGCAACAAAATGGAAGATGAGTTTTTGTCAAACGCTATGATGTTATTCATTGAAAGGGACATTGCTGCAATAATTAGTATGGATTCAATCATAGATGATTtcgaaaatttaaaaagacGGCGAGTTCCATTTTCATAA